The window GGTTGTTACCCAGCTGGATGTACAGCCTGGAGAGTGTGTCAAGGTCAAAGGGAAGATCCCGTCTGATGCCAAAGGGTGAGTGAAGAGATGGCAATAGGGGCCTGCGGTCTGGAGGCTCCTGCCTTCCTGGGGTTGACAGAGCTCCTACTGGGATCAGCCTGTTGGCACTGGGTAGCTGGGCATTTCCTCATCGCTGCCTCTCTGTCTCCCCAGGTTTTCTGTGAATGTAGGGAAGGACAGCAGCACCCTTATGCTTCATTTCAACCCTCGCTTTGACTGCCACGGGGATGTTAACACTGTTGTATGCAACTCGAAGGACGATGGCATGTGGGGTGAGGAGGACAGGAAGGCTGACTTCCCCTTCCAGCACGGCGACAAGGTTGAGGTGAGGTGCCAGGGGTCTGTGCAAGGCCCTGGCGCAATGTACTGGTGGGCTGAGGGCAATTTTTGTAATGCTACCAGGTGGAGAAGGGGCAGGCATGGAAAGGGAGCTAGTCAAGGGAAGAATCCTGCAGCTGACCAACTGTCTGGATTGCTCTAAGTCAATGCCCAACAGCTCAGCTGTGTTCAGTGCCTCACCCTGGCCTTGCTCTGTAAGATGTGCAAGTAAGAGCAATTAAAACACTGACCTGTGATTCAGACTGGGTCTATCTTATCCCTTAGTTGTAGAAGCTTAGGACTGACCTTGGGCAGAGCAAACCAGCTTCGTCTTTTCCACCtctgcagggaggggactgAGCTAGCAGGCATGGCCTTGACCTCCTGTGGACATCTCAGCTGTCCTGCACCCACTCTGCAGGGAAAGGGGAGCCTGTCTTGTGACCTGTGATATGCTAGCCTTCCTTCTTGTGGTTCCTTACAGATCTGTATCTCCTTCGATGCAGCAGAGGTCAAGGTGAAGGTGCCTGAAGTGGAGTTTGAGTTTCCCAATCGGCTGGGCATGGAGAAAATTCAATATCTGGCTGTGGAGGGTGACTTTAAAGTGAAAGCTATTAAGTTCAGCTAACTGCTAtagcttgtttttgttttcattttcccctgCATAGTGAAATAAACCCAAACTTGCCAtggctgctttctctgctgtttcctgCTCTAATCTGCTTGCTCCTGTGTGTGCTCCAGGGGTGGGCAGTGGGAAAGGCTATGTGTCCACCTATATGCTCATCTacactgctgccttgcagctggCACTGAGCTGGACCACACAGCTGGCAAAGTATAACCTACTGTGACCTGAGCTCCTGTAGCAGTGGGTGCTCACTTAACCCTCTTAGCTGCAGTGAGTGGTCTctggttgtttgtttgctttctagaCTCTGGGGCTAGTCCCAGGCTGCTGTGACAGAGAAGCTCTAACAAGTGTGTGTTAGGCATGCCTTGTGCCATCTCTGTCTAGGCAGTGTTGCTCCATCCTCTTTCTTGGAGAGGTACAGGGCATGGCTTGTGCTCTTGCAGAAAGCTTTGCTCTCTAAGAAAATGGTTTGACGTGTTGCTGGCTGGTACTGAAGAGCAGGCGAATTCAGTGAACTGCACACTTGGAGGAAGAGGCAGGAGCGAAGGGCAAGACCTGAAGTGTCTCTGCTGCTTCACAAACTGGTCTTGATGCTGTCAGAGACCCAGTGATACAGTCAGTGGCTTAGTTATGGGGCAGGTAGGGATGTTAGAAGTATTGGATCCCTGAGTGCACCAAGCACAACTAGTTGCAGTTAAGcgggggggagagggaaggaagaaaagcatagTGAATTCTGTCTTCTTCTTGAAACCTCTTTGCTCTGCTCATGCAATGCCTTGGAGTGTGTCTGCTACAGCTATTCCCAAACTACCTGAGTAGCCATGCCCAGACAGGGATTGTGCTGGAATTGCCATAGCATTTGAGGACCTGATGAGAGATAATGGATCCCTGCCCACTGAGTGTGGGGAGCCTAGGTGTGGGGCTGGCCCTGTGGCTGTCACAGCTGTGACAGTCATGCCCACAGTTGTGCTTGTGTGAGGTGCTGCCTTAGCCAAATACTGCTGAAGTGGTGAAATTTGACTCCTGTTGGCTAATCTCTCACAACAGGACAGTTATGGTCCAGGCTGTATTTGCTGTTACTTGGAACAGCTGAGTAGCCAGGCCAGCTGCTGGGGAAAGGGAGTAACCCTCTGTGGAGTATTTCAGCCATTTGAATGCCATTTATGGGGAGGCTGTCCTGGCCTGTACTTGTGGCAGCTGCCCCAGAGCTGGGGAATCCATGAGGTGACTTGCTCTGGAGGTGGCTTTACTGatatctttttctctgtttcctggAAGCTCTGTCATGGAGGCCTTCTTGCAGCTCTGCTAGAAGGGCATAGGCCATAGCTATGTACTGCCAGTTACTTTGCAGTGCAGACATGGTGATACAGCTCCTCCTGTTTAGTCTCCAGAGCTGATGTAGCTAATGATAGTAAGGGACTGGAAGCATGCAAATGAACAGGATGCTTTCTGGGCACTTGTATCTCCTAGGACAGTATGCGTGTCTGGAGAACACCTACCTGCTGCACTGACCAAGCTCAGTAAAAGTTTCCACTCTACATATGGTTGGAAGGTATAGAAGGGGCTGCTATAACAGCTGTCCTCTGTGGGATCAGGGTACAGATAGCACATGCATCTCTGCGTTGCAGAAGCCTGGCTATGCTGTGGGACTACCTCTTCTGAACTGGACAGAGGCACAGATAATCGTACTTCAAATTTTGGTCCTGCATATACTGCATTACCCAGAACCATAGAAAGGCTCATGCTTTGCCCTGTCAAGTAAGTCTTGAGGTTTGgtgggttttctgtttgttttaatgttacTGATACTTTTTGGTGGGAGGGTGGGGAGaaaatggcttttgttttgcttcctttctctcctgtcATTTAATGTCTGAAGGTACACTAAATCATAAGGTACTCAAACTATCAAAAGTACAAAGCCCTTACTTTGCAGAGGGATGCGGACCTTACAGCTGGTCCCCCTGCCTACTGTCTACTCCACTTAggagatgtgtgtgtgtgtgtttcagcaTGGACAAGAGTAAAGCTGATCTCGCTTCTTGCCTGTTCAGTTGTCAATTCTAGGTAGGCTCAGCCATGAGTGCTCCTGACCACTATGCTCAAAGTACAAATGGGGGCTGCCCCTTCCTATACTTTCCTCAACAGTTAATTAGGCTTATCCTGCTTTCTAACTAAGGAGACTAcaggagaaaagggaggaaggaagccTTTGCCAGCACTTCCTGCCTCTTTTGTTCTCCTACATCCCAGACCTGTACTCCTGTTCCTACAAGTGAcgctagtttaaaaaaaaaaaaaaaagcaaaaaaaaaaaaaaaggcagaataaaTGTGAAGTGTTCTAGCTGGCTCATAGAGTTACAAGAAGACTTCACCTCTGTTAGAGAGACCAGGAAAGCAAGtatgctgtgccctgctgcagacagaagaTCCCAGTGAATATAAAATGTCTTGTTCCTGGTAAGTATGCCTTCCTTGAAATGCATGGTGCACTTGGCTTTTTCAGTCTCCTTGGGAACCTGAGTCATCCTTGCTCTGGGGAGgagcagaaaagcacagctaGCATGGCCTAAAGGTgtgtcttttctgtttaaatccTGTTAAGTCTGTTGCCAGTCTTTCAGTCCAGCAACACTTCCCAGAGGAACCAAGATCCTACAGGTTGTCCAAGCACTTTCCTCCACCATCAGGAGGTGGAGGAAAACGCTGATCCCTGCTTCTGTTGAATCCTTTAAGTTTGCTATGCTCAAGTCAGCTTCCACTCCTGTCTATTCACCAGGAATCAAAGCTGTAGTACTTTCTTGCCTTACAGCATCATGGAGAGGGATAAAGGGACCTTGAAGACTCTGGAAAACAGCTGTGAGACTGCTATAATGAACACAGAATAAGTGATCAccatacactttaaaaaaaaaaaaaaatgcccaacATTCTCTGCAGGGCCTGAAAGAGTAGTGATGGGCAAGGCAGACCACCAGCTAGCTTTGTCTTCTCAAAAATAACTTCTCCCTGAGCTGTTCACACTAACGTTGCTTGACAGAAATAGGCCATCCAGCTGACTTTGTAGCTACACAAGCATGCATGTGACCCTCTTCTACACAGCCACAAAAGATAGTTGTAGGACACTGTGCATCTAGAAATGGGGGATGGTGTACATGCAGTGCCTGTGTTAGTTCTTTATCTGCCCATCTCCTGCTTCCATGGCCCTACTCTTGTTCTTTACAAGGCAGCGAGAAATTCTACCTCTCATTTACCTTTAGAAATTCAGTCTCAAACTGTAAGCTGCATTGCCTGGTAACTGCTCCCCTTTCTGGGGCTGAGCACTGGAAACCTTTGCTGCACAGTTCCCCTTTTTTGTAGCATGATGGTGGTCTAAGTGCTTCTCAAGGGATATCACAAGCACCTGGCTGACACCACTGTACCAGCACACGGTGCTGACGCAGCCCTGGACATGGGCATAACCATGTTACCCACACATTTAGACCCTCCCTTGTGGAAACCAAACCACTGCTCTCTACCAAGCTGCAACGTATTTCCCTCCCCTAAGCTCCCATCTAGTTGTTCCACAGTGGGTGCAAACAGACAGGTGCATGCTGCAAAGCCTTCTTCTgtagtaagaaataaaaatgtgtgcaCACTCACGTTTTTGTAGCAGGCTCTGGAGCGATGTGAACGTCCCCCAGCAGTACGCTGCATGTAGGCTTCTGGCCAGCCACCCCAAGCCTCTCTGTCCTCAATTACCTCACAGGTGCTAGTGGTAAAAACACACGGGAGTGGGTGGGCAGCAAGCCCCTCTATCATTTTTTGAGATTTTGGCACAGGTGGGTGCTGCATGCCTCCCTTCTGCAGCATGAGGCAGTGACAGAGTGGCCATTGGGGCAGCTGTGCCTGGCGGCACTGTGAGGTAAAATGGCGCCTTCCCGCCTTCTGGCCCCAGTCAGCGCCCCACCACAGTGAACTGGCCTAGGCAAGGAACAGATGCTTGCAGCAAGTCATCACCTCCTTCAAAATCTCCCAccatacttttttctttaaaaaaatatgatgcTTTTAAtccttctttttaataatgGTCTTATTTCAGCTCAACCAAATGCCTGTGCTACAGTGACTTGCATTAGAAATCTTGGGCAACCCTGACAGGAAGACATGGTCTCCAGTTGCagattacagagaaaaaaaagctggtgGGCTCTAGCTTACCAACTTCTTTTTGTAGCATGGAGAATAATTGGTTCTTCTTCCTAATGCCTAAAAAAACTCAGGCAGATGTGCTGAGAGCCGTCAGCCATTCTCCGCAAATGGAGACCAGCATTTTTCACAGTGAcgggacaagggggaatggtaTCAATCAAAAAGGGGACAGATATAGGTttgatattaggaagaagtctACTCAGAGGGCaatgaggtgctggcacaggctgcccagagaccagtggatgccccatccctggaggcgttccaggccaggttgcatggggccctgggcagccctgtgcATGGCAGGTTTTCTACAGATTGTGCTGCAGAGTGACATCAGAGCCTGGCTGAATAGGGAAGAAAGGACCATCTCCTACTTGGAGACCACTGTGGCCACATAAAACAGTCACATAACATGTTTGTTCAGTAACGTATTGCTAGAAAAGCCTTGTAGTTTGTAAGAAGCATACAACACTGTGTTGGTGTgacctgcaggctgcagagatgAGCTACAGTCTTACAGGAATGCAGACAAACCATAATGCCACCCACAGTCAAGATGAGTGAGCATAACGGAAGAACCAGCTCTGAGGTGAATTGAACCTGGCCAAACCCAGGGATCAAGTCCCCAGATATGCCCCTCATCTGCTCTTACTGATCAGAAGCATAGACTTTCCAATGAAAAGttctctcattttccattttgcaaacGAGTCACTGTGCTAATCTTCAAGAATTGTATGGAGTCACAATAAAATGCTATCTAGGTTGGTTTGCTCGCTTTTCTTCTTCACCACTCTAAACAAACATGCCAGAGGCTGAGCTGTATGATGGCTAGATCAGGCCTGACGCGTGGACTGTTCTAGCACCCTGTGATGGATCCTATCACAAAAGATCCTGTGTGTAAACTTACAACCAACAGACCCTACTGTGTATGCACTGCTCACTAGATTTAGTCTCGAGGAAAGCATCTGACATGAATTCCTTGTGACCATCAGTGGCCCAAGGGCACtgttaaaagggaaaaaaaagcaagttgtAATTCGGATGACTAGATTTTCACAGGGTATTCCATCACACAGAACTGCACAGCCAAGCAGACTGCAGGGGCATCATGTTGCTGAAAGCATGTGAGGACATACTAAGAGCTGCTTCAGCATCCCTCACTGCACAAACAGCATCACAGTGCAAGTGCATGTCtctatctttttccttttccccatgCTAGTCTGGGTGCAATGACAGCAATGCAGTTTGATTACTCTCAAAGGCCAGAGAAAATGCTGTGGGGCAACACtgatttatactttttttttctaacaggtTCCTCATAAAGTGGCTGGAAATTGAAGATAACACTTTCAGGAACACTAACTCAGGAAAAATGATGCCCCACTCTCTTCCCTGTGACTTTTCTGATAGGCCTCAAAGGTGAAAGCCAGTTAGCACTAAGTAAACTGGAGTTTTCCCCCATAAGTGAGATGCTGACTGAGAGTGAGGATGAAGAATATGGGGAAGGCAgatgcagtggaattgccaggtcacggcctgaaccaatgattgagcaccaggtgagaaggcatagctaacccagggagctcaggtgcaagcaatgcacctgagtgaccagaagggggAAGCCTGGATCtacccctcctcaccctcatttaagtTAGCAGCTGAGGGTGAGGGAGCAGCATCTCTCTCGATTGTACTCCTCTTGAGTTGTCAATGGTTGTTGGAAGGGATGAactaatttttccttctttgttaccTGCTATTGCTCCATAGTGCCCGTATCCCATTAGAAGGCACTgtcattgccttcttttgccATACAGCAGATCATACAGTAGCATCCCTGAGAGGCAGAAATGTGTACTCTTGGCTGGaaacacacaggaaagaaagaagcagaagaaatagagATCCATGTTCTCAGTAAGACAGCACTAGGTAAAATGCTGCGTTCCTAACTGTAACGTGCAAATGTAACACCACCAGCAATGAGGTGCCTTGTTGTTTTTATACAACTAGCTTTTACACTGAACTACCAACTTATGTCAAAAATGCCACTGCTTTGTCCTTACTAGAATTTGCCTCAAACTAGAGAAGGAAGGCTGTATACTTCACCCTGTGTCAGGCATTGACTGCTGCCAGCTGAACAGACTAGGTAGCTACTGCAGGATTCTTCTTCGGACAATGGTCTGAAGAGAAATAGCTTCTCTAGAAACTAATTTGGAGGAGGTGCCTGACTCAAGTACTCTGGGCTGACTATGAGAAGAGTTTCTTCCACTCTTGTCTACAGAGGGCAGGCTGGTAAGCTCATGCACCCACAATAGAGTGAGAGTATTCCATTCCAGTAtcccaaataaaaataatgctcaTTTCTGGCAAAAACACCCTTCCATGGAGAACGACTGTTTGTTGCAAGATGTGTTTTGGATCACTTGAGTGTGCTCTAACGCTCAGCCCCTGCTGTAACTGCAAGGAGAAATACCCCAGCTCTTATATACACAAGGTACTGAATGCTGGGGAAGAGAGAGCAATACAAATCATGCTCCCTGTGTCTAActtgctgggtttttttctgttctttttttttttttttgctactgcaGCCATGTGGCTATAGGTTCAGATCTGAAAATCTCATACAGCCCGATTCAAAATTCAGGTTTGTTTCAGTGAATGTAAAAGGACTAGACAATAACTGTAAAACTCTGCCCATGATACCACTATTCCATGAAATTATGCCATCACTCTGTGAACTAAGTTTCTGTTATACTCTAGTTCTAGGAACGTGAGAGAAAAGCAAGGTGGCATAAGGAGTAATGAATAGATCACCATCTTCTTGCTAAAGGCACCAAGGAGTAGATCTACAGGCTTGGCCAATGCTTGGTTACCTTCATATACATGTCAAAATGTGCTTCTGCCAAGCTCAGCAAACCCGGCAGTTAGGGGAGCAATTTTTGAACAAAGTTATGCAAAGGCTGTTTCTCTAGCGATAAAGAAATATGGGCTTTAATTCATTCTTCATCTGAAGATCTTAGctgttataaaaatgtaaaataactaTCACTTGCCTCATTCGCTGATGTTTGTGTGTGCAGTGGGAGCACATGTAGAACTCAGCAGACCACAAAGCCATGCCAAATATCTGAATTTCTTGCAAACCACCATGAACCCTTAACCTCAAACTTTTTAGCTGGAAGCTctacaaaagaaacagttttacACACTATTTAGTAAAGCCTTCTATACTACTACTGCAAGGCTGGCCAATGGCCCACTGCTCAGAAACACTTGACTTGTAAGTGTAATGCCAGCACACTGAGAAAGATTTGGTGTTGGTGTCCCCAGCACCTGTGGGCAAGGGTGGCTAGACCTTGCAGTGCAGCATGCTGCCCCTGAAATGGAGGCTGGCTCCTACAGCACACAGGCAGACCCTGCTTAGCTGGGAGGCTCTTCCTGACCTGACGGAAGGCTGCAGGGCTTTCTTTCTCAGGAAAGAACATGCCACATAGAAAAGGCCCTGTTGACTGGTCCCAGACTATTCACAAAAGCCTGTCAGATTTGCCAGTCTTTCTGACTGATTTTGGTAAGTGCAAGATGAAAGAGTGgctttaaaaaatttaaatgaacacAATTTTCAAATACACTAAATTAAAGGTATTGTGgagggttttctttctttctttttttttttaaagaacaaattaaatacTTTGTTTGGCTGGAAACAGCTCCC of the Numida meleagris isolate 19003 breed g44 Domestic line chromosome 4, NumMel1.0, whole genome shotgun sequence genome contains:
- the LOC110397790 gene encoding 16 kDa beta-galactoside-binding lectin, with amino-acid sequence MEQGLVVTQLDVQPGECVKVKGKIPSDAKGFSVNVGKDSSTLMLHFNPRFDCHGDVNTVVCNSKDDGMWGEEDRKADFPFQHGDKVEICISFDAAEVKVKVPEVEFEFPNRLGMEKIQYLAVEGDFKVKAIKFS